The genomic DNA GGCTCCGGCTCGAATGGTGGGGTTCCCCAGTGGGACTGCTGCTGCCCCAACTGTGAGCAGGCCCGCTCTGATAGGGTGCTTTGTAGGACCCGTTCCTCGATAGCCTTAACACTGGATGGGGATAGGTATCTCCTCATCGACGCCTCACCTGATCTTAGGCGGCAGCTGGAGGATTCGGGCATCTATCCAAGCGCGGCCTCAGCCGGCAGGTATGGTAGGAGGAGCCTCGTGGACTCTATACTTTTAACCCATGGCCACGGGGACCACTGCGTCGGCCTCTTCGAGTTCTCCACCGGGAAGTGCTTCAACATACCCGTCTACGGCCCCCGGGACCTGATCGGGTATCTCTTCGGGGGTGATGCGGGGGCCGGGTTCTTCGGAAGCCTCGGCAGGCTTGGAGTGGACTATCTAAACCCCGTTCCCCTAGGGGAGGATGAACCCCTGGAGCTCCTGGGAGGGCTCATTGTGAGGGGTTTCGAGGTCCCCCACACGGAGAGGCTC from Candidatus Bathyarchaeota archaeon includes the following:
- a CDS encoding MBL fold metallo-hydrolase; protein product: MRVIILGSGSNGGVPQWDCCCPNCEQARSDRVLCRTRSSIALTLDGDRYLLIDASPDLRRQLEDSGIYPSAASAGRYGRRSLVDSILLTHGHGDHCVGLFEFSTGKCFNIPVYGPRDLIGYLFGGDAGAGFFGSLGRLGVDYLNPVPLGEDEPLELLGGLIVRGFEVPHTERLGDGSYNPTRTYAYEVEFGGRRLIYAPDLGGIGGELLSRLEGLDVFILDGTFWWDDELGRVSGISKTSYELGHIPISDSVELLSGLGLGRVIYTHINHTNPLLSRGGSYASILRGRGFEVAYDGMVIEI